TGAATAAGCTCTTCTACATTCACCGATTCATCATATAAAAATTCTGTAAGACCTTTTCTTTTGGTAGGTTCACTGTCATATCGCTGAATTTGTGGATTACGGATATCTGATCCTATCAAAAGAGCTCTACCATTTTTATTCGCTAATGTAAGGGCAAGATTAACAGATACAAGAGTTTTCCCCTCTCCTTTTACTGAAGAGCTTACCATAATAACCTTGGCAGAATCTTTTACCGGCAAAACAAATTTAAGATTGGAAACAAGTACTCTGAATGCTTCTGCAAGTTCTGAAAAGTCATTTTTCTGTACCAAATGGTTTTCATTATCTTTAAGTGATGGTATATCCACAAGGACGCCCAAATTGGAACGCTCTTTAATATCATCTCTGCTGTAGATTTTATCATCCAGCATAAACAATAGATATAAAATGGCAAAAGGAATTAATATTCCAAGAAAAAAAGCTCCTAGAAAAATAATATCTTTTTTAGGGGATACCGGCGTATCTAATGTAAACGCAGGATTTACAATTTTAGCTTTCGGTACATCTACCGATAGATTAATTGCATTTTCTTCTCTTTTCTGCAATAAGAATAAAAACAGCTGTTCTTTAAGATTTTGCTGTCGTTCAATTCCCCTGTATACTTTAGATTGTCCGGGAACCTTTTCTATCATAGAATTACTTGTTGTAATCTGATTTTGCAATTGAGCAATTCCCGCTTTTACCGTTTCTTTTTGCTGACGGATGTTATCACGGATAATCTCCTTCAATGCACCGATTTCCCTGTTCATCTCTATGACAGCCGGGTTTTCATTGGTTGCCTGTTTTAAAGTCTTATTTCTAGTAATCAAAAGTGAATTATACTGAGAAATAGACTGTTCCAGCGATGGGTTCAGCCCAAGATTGGAAGGCATGAGCTGGTTGTTATTCTTTGAAGCTTCTGAAGTAAGGGAGTTTAAGAGATCAAGCTGAGTTTGCTGAAGAAGAAGTGACTTTGTATTTTCACTAGTATTCTGAAGAGCTAGTTCTGCCTGTGCTTGTAAATCTACAATACGATTTCGGTTCTGGAAATCTTCCTTCTGGTTTTCTACCCCGGAAAGATCTTTAGTAATAACTTCCAATCTTTTATCGATAAACTCTTGGGTATTCTGAGCCTGTAAATTTTTGTCTCTCTGACCATCCAAATTATATTGTCTAGTCACCTCATTAAGAATAGCCTCCGACTTCTCAGGAAGGGATGCAATGAGGCTAATATCCATTAGCATCGCTTTTTCATCCGGTAAGTTTACCTCTATTGTTTTTTCCAGTTTCTTTACCTTCTCAATTGGATTCCAGAAAATAATTTTATATTTTGATCCAAAAGCAACAGAACGATTTCTTTGTAGTAATACCGTTCCAAATTCCAACTTTAAAGGAATATTAAATCTACCGGTAATTGTACTTCCCTGCTTCTCACTCGTAAGTGTAAACTGATCATCCTTTACATTGATAACTTCATATTGAGACGATACAAATTTTTTATTATTGTAGGTTAATATTTTTGCAGTAATAGGAGCAATGGCAAACAGCTGTGAATCTTTAATATCTCCTGCATTGAAGTATTCAACGTTAAGATTAAGATTTTTTACGACCTGCATAAGTATAGGCCGTGAGCTGACAACGGCAGCTTCACTTTTAAGTTCATCAGAATTGCCTAAACCGATCCCAAGATTATCGAGATCAGACAAAGCTGAGGAAAGATCCGTTTGCTTTTTATCAAACTTTAGTGTAGTCTTTGACTGATATTGAGGGACAGTATATCTAAGATAAATATAAGCACCTATTACAAAAACCAAAATAGAGGCAATAAACCACGGCCATTTGTATAGGTATTTTGAGATGGCTTTTCTTAAATCCAATTTCTCTTCCTTTGCCTGAAATTCTATCTGATGCATATTCTATTTTCTTGTTAAAGCAATAATAAGAGTACCTGCCGTTAATAATGCACCAATAATCTGGAATGTAAGGGCCCTATTCGGATTAGTGTTTGCCAGAACCTGTTTATTTTGATCTGGCTGCACATAT
The Chryseobacterium sp. W4I1 DNA segment above includes these coding regions:
- a CDS encoding polysaccharide biosynthesis tyrosine autokinase, producing the protein MHQIEFQAKEEKLDLRKAISKYLYKWPWFIASILVFVIGAYIYLRYTVPQYQSKTTLKFDKKQTDLSSALSDLDNLGIGLGNSDELKSEAAVVSSRPILMQVVKNLNLNVEYFNAGDIKDSQLFAIAPITAKILTYNNKKFVSSQYEVINVKDDQFTLTSEKQGSTITGRFNIPLKLEFGTVLLQRNRSVAFGSKYKIIFWNPIEKVKKLEKTIEVNLPDEKAMLMDISLIASLPEKSEAILNEVTRQYNLDGQRDKNLQAQNTQEFIDKRLEVITKDLSGVENQKEDFQNRNRIVDLQAQAELALQNTSENTKSLLLQQTQLDLLNSLTSEASKNNNQLMPSNLGLNPSLEQSISQYNSLLITRNKTLKQATNENPAVIEMNREIGALKEIIRDNIRQQKETVKAGIAQLQNQITTSNSMIEKVPGQSKVYRGIERQQNLKEQLFLFLLQKREENAINLSVDVPKAKIVNPAFTLDTPVSPKKDIIFLGAFFLGILIPFAILYLLFMLDDKIYSRDDIKERSNLGVLVDIPSLKDNENHLVQKNDFSELAEAFRVLVSNLKFVLPVKDSAKVIMVSSSVKGEGKTLVSVNLALTLANKNGRALLIGSDIRNPQIQRYDSEPTKRKGLTEFLYDESVNVEELIHTSTTNPFCDVIYAGAIPPNPQELLSNGRYQKLIEQMSSQYTYIIIDSAPLMLVSDTLSIADTADATLYVVRSGVSRNILLDFANDLVRDNKLSNVSFVINDVSKRAGGYGYNYSYGYGYSNATKESWWKKIFKS